The nucleotide sequence TGGTCGTGGTTTCTCGCTATTGTCACCCTTTAACATGATGAGACTTCCGCTGTCTCCTTCGAGGTCAAACGTTTGCTGGTTCTCGCCAACCACAAGAAAATCTGTTAGAAAGCATATTCCTTTTTCGTCATTATACTCTAAGGCATAAGCCAAAACAATGCCTGTAGTCAAGCCGGAACTTCTTCCGACCTTCACCACCTGTTTTCCAATAAGGCTACTAATTGGTGCCTGTAGGTCAATAATTTTTACATCACCAATATCTCCAACGCCTCTCACTACAGTAGTAACAGTGGACATGTCAAAGTCATCGGCAAAAGGAATAAATGCGCCATCGGCTCTCACAAAAGTCTCTGCAAGAGAAACACACCGTGATGAAGGATGACTAGTTGACTACGCATGGGGAAATGTGAGTCGGTGCAACAGAATTTATCAGACCTATAAAACTATGTTACCTGGGTTTATTCCAGCAAATATGCCATACCAAAGTTCATCTGTTATAAATGAAGTTGCTCGCTCTACTGCACCAAGGTAAACCCCAGGCCCCAAGGTGGGTGGAAGAGGATGAAACATCTTTTGATTCGGATAATCCAGGTCAACTGCGACATGTCGATTTGTGAGAAAACCAACCTGCCGACTACCTGTTTGGCTCCTAACAATGGCACCCAAAGTTCCATATGTCTCCTGGCTTGCCACCTGTATGAAGGAAGTAAGCAATTAGAAATTCAACTGATTCATGAATACAGGAATTTTGATACCATTATGGTTCCGGAAAAGTAATAGATACAATAAAATGATGAAGAATGAAATCGAGGACTATAGAAGGTCCACACATCTGGATATTAAACTTCAGAGGTGACCATAGAGAACAATTACAATACTAGTTGAAATCACAACATACAACCAACAGAGTTAGAATCATGTAGAAAAGGCTTTCTTGGCAACAGAACCACATTAGAATGAACATCATAATTGGCAAACCGATAAAAGGACAGTAACAATGGTTACCCTATCATGACATCATTATCAGACCAAAAAGCCTTCTTTCGTCATTAAATCTACACAATATAAAATGAATCAAAAGTAACCTATTTTAAATTGGAACAAAGAAACACCTGAGATCCTGAACCAATGCAAGGGTCACCCCCACGCAAGTCATCTACAATCTCTGTATACAGCTGTTCCTTTGGAACTGGCTCTGGGGCACCAAAATAAGAGAATTCCACCACATCTACATCACACCATACTCCACCAGGCCCCTGATTTACATATTAAACATTTAAGTGCTGCACTAGGCATTAGAGAACAAATAATTACTAAATATCTAACAAAGTTAGGGTAGATTCAGATTAAATATTGTCAACAACCTCAAGAGCAGTGGGTAGACATTGGATTGGGCTGAGCCATTGTTTGTGAACTTTCCTCGACACAAATACTAAAATGGCAGGAATATCTGTTAATACACCTCGCCGTATGCGAAAACCAATTGCTGTACCAAGGCTGTAACAACGCAGTATCTTGCTGTGAAATGCCCTAATTGTCATGAGTTCAAGCAATGTGGTTGCCTGCTGCCCCTTTGGCAACCGACCAAGTGTTTCAGGTAGTACCCCCTTTTGTAGATTTAAAAAATAGTNNNNNNNNNNNNNNNNNNNNNNNNNNNNNNNNNNNNNNNNNNNNNNNNNNNNNNNNNNNNNNNNNNNNNNNNNNNNNNNNNCAAGCGGCTTGGCCATGAGAAGTAGGCAGCATTGCCATCACAGTGCTGCCCAGCCGAGGCAAAGGGTTGTAGTGTTGGTGGACTCAGCGAAGGCAGATTAGAATGACTGCAACAATTTCTTTCAAGGTCCAAAGATGATTCTTCTGACGGAGTTGAACCAGAGTTACGACCCCTCATGTTAAATCTGGTGCGCTCCATCTTTCTATTAACATAAAACAGTATTCTTATATAAACAAATGCAGATTGATAAGATGTTAAACTTAAATCTGACAAACAAGAGCATAGTAAATAGGATCACTGTCTTAGTTCAACTTTAAATTAAATGTAGGACAGCAAAACTAAACGGAGCTATAGATCAAACTCACTACCAACATTAGGGGGTTCGTCTTGGTAAATTCAGCTCATATGCCTATACTGttgtttataaattttaaatgcaaatgagaaaacataaagtattaaaaaaataaataaaagtaatagaTCAACCCAAAATTACTCACAAACATCAAATGGAGCAGCAAAGAAAGCAACAAGCAATAAGGAATATTAAGGGAAGACAAATACTGTAAAATATAGTGAGGACAACTAGCACCTACATTCCTACAACTACAAACTATTACAATTCAAACTGCTATTCCAATATATTATACATGACATTAATATTCAATGGGTATGCAATTCAAAGAGCTGCAAAAGTACGAACTAAACAGCATACTGCTATAGAAGAGTGATAAGAGACTAACATGAATAAACAGCAAACGCATACAAGGACGTTCCAGAAGCAACCTATTATTCCAGCACAGGAACAAATCACATTAAGAACAGTATAAATATAATTAGGATTCTTTCCACTCAACATATATGAAAACACATTAAGAACCAGCAGATGCATGAAAAACTGAAAACAATACATATTTGTTTAATGAAAATGCCCCATGCATAAGGGCAATAGAAGTCATTAATATAATGGTATTAGGAACAGAACCTGACAACTATTGATCCATTCTTTGCAATACTCAGTTTAAGGAAATACAATATTTCAAATTCAACAATAAACCAATAACAATAGTAAAGCAATAGACATCCACAAAACATCATTCATGTTGAGGATTTTAATCATTCAATcaaagggaaaaaagaaaaaaaaaaaaaaaaaaaaaaagaggtccAGTAGACCAAGTTAAGGACCTAACTTATCATTATGTATTCATAACTTGGTTTTCTAAAATCTTAACTTATACTCTTGAGTTTACCGTTTAGGGACACACAAAACCATCATAAAAACCAGTAAGGAAGGTAAAAGATAACAAATTGGACCGCTCCTAATCCAACCCATCCTCTCAATCAAAGCAGGTTTGTCAGGATTTCAGGCATTCAATCACAGAAATTGATCTTTGTTTAAGATTTAAGCACAACCAAATAACTAGAAGGGAAAAAAATGGATACAAAATTGGAAGCCAAAACTAATTTTGAGAAGGCCAAACATGGAGAATATTCCGATTTCCAAACGAGGAAATTCAAAGAATGGTTCACTTTTCATTTAAtggattttaatatttttattttgatggatTTTAATCCTCGGGTATCTATCGGTTGGTAGCTAACGACTAATCCCTAGCCTCATCAGATTTCACCTTTAAATTGGGTGGGAGGCCCGATACCTGATGCATATACACTGTCCTTGAGGATCGAATCGAAGGGCATGACACTCAAACAAACCAAGCAACTACTACTAGTGCTGGTCCTCCTGGTTATAGTAATTCATATTATAACTAGCCCTCATACTACTAATTGGACTACTATAAACTAAGCATACTATTATTCATAGGCCTAACGCCAAATATGGCTAAAGAAGTTCAAAATCTCCATACCTCAAACTTCTTCTAATCTACCTACTCATGAATCAAAGCCTAGACAAATACAATTATACAGTAACATCAATACTTAACAGCCATATACACAAGCACCCCACTTAATCAGAAACAGTACTTCTAAAATTAATAAGGCGTATTCACACTTTACTAATCAAAAGAAGTGCAGAGCAGTTAACTCAAACCAAACACTGTTACACTCAAAAGCATTAACACAAACATCTTTGGGGCATGAAAAAAGTATCAAAGTTCAAACCTTGAATTGAGTGAAAGACAACTCGGTCTGAAGCATATTCAAATCATACTTGAAACCTTGAATTGCATGATGGGTAGGTGAGgtaatagagaagtgcataagcGATCACGGGGCATGAAGCTGAGGAAAGATACGAACTTTGTTGCTCATCAACACTGCTGAGTGCTGAGTGTTGTGAGTGTTGAGTGCTGAGTCGCGTGGGGTGGTTCACTCGAGTGGACTCTTCTTTATTTGGGGAAAAgctctgtttttctttttttattattattattttaatttttttctaaaagagTACAAatcattttctattttattttggcATATAAGATTTTATAAATTTCTCTTTTTTNNNNNNNNNNNNNNNNNNNNNNNNNNNNNNNNNNNNNNNNNNNNNNNNNNNNNNNNNNNNNNNNNNNNNNNNNNNNNNNNNNNNNNNNNNNNNNNNNNNNNNNNNNNNNNNNNNNNNNNNNNNNNNNNNNNNNNNNNNNNNNNNNNNNNNNNTCCTAATAAACTCTTTCACTTTTTAATGTTAGTTTAAAATTAAGGATAAATATGTCATTTACTATCATTCAcactaattatattttaacattttctctctctttattaatgtCTTGTCTCTTTTTATTAATAGCCTTATTCAATGCACATTATTTATACTTTAAGATATTCTCTCAATACCAATGTTTATTGACTTTATTCACTCCCGTTTCTCCAttttagaaaaaattaattttagataaatatattaaaaaataatttactaaaattttaatagaAGAATAAGAGAAGNNNNNNNNNNNNNNNNNNNNNNNNNNNNNNNNNCATAATTTTGTATTAATAATGTAATAGAGAGATCTAGTGGCTAGGAGCATTAAAAAGATAACAATGAACGGAATGCAAGACTAGGAATAGACAGAAAAAAATAATGGAATATATCATTAATAATGTTATAGAAACAGAAACTAATTCTCTCTCCAGTCCGATGGAGGCTTAAGAAGGAATTATTGATAGAGAAAACATGAAACAGAAGATATCCTACCTGGATATGATGGTTGATAATGGTTTTGACAATCTCAACCCAAAAGAAATAGTTGAAATAGTTGCAGAGGAGTACATGTCGAATCAAGAATCTTTGAAGGCTAGGAAAGATTTGAGACTCTCTTCAATCCCAAACCAAGCATTAAAGTCACTTTGGAGGAGTATGAAGATTGGTGCAAGTCATAGAAGCTATCACTGATAGTGAAACCCCTTGGTAAAAGCCTCAATCTCCAAGCTGTGGAGAGATGGATTCTCAAAAATGGGCTAGAAAAGATGTAGTTCGAGTCATGGATCTTGAGGAGAACTTCTTCTTGATTCGTTTCTTTAATCAAGAAGACTACGCCCTCTTCGAGGGACTTTGGATATAGCGGATCACTACCTCCTAGTACAACGTTGGAAACCTCTCTTCATGCCACAAGATATAGATATACGCAAGGTAGCTGTCTAGATCGAAATTCCAAACCTTCCAGCGAAATTCTACAATAAATACTTTCTTTGGACGGTAGAAAAGCCTTAAGAACAATGCTAAAGATTGATGAGTTTACATCAATACATTATAGAGAAAAATTTGCTTGCATATGTATGGAAATTGATCTAAGGAAGCAGATTGTACCCTCTTTCACGGCTCTAGAGAAAGAATTCAAACTCGAATACGAAGGGCtccattaaatatattttttaagtatGGGCGATACGGACATAGGATGAAAAATTGCCCAAAATTTGTGAGAGAAATGCTCAAACAAGTGTTTCAGGCAGCCATGGACGGTGATCGGACACCGAAACAGAGAAGAAAAGACGAAAATAACGGTAACTTGATGGAATCACTAGAAAAGGAAACCCCCTAACGGGAGTGAGGTTATTATGGCGCAAAATCAGGGATTACAGGTTGAGGCACAAGAGTCAGCAGTAGAGAAAGGGAATAATCCTACTATTAATGAGGAGGAAAAAAAACAATAAACTCACCAATAATAAGAATCCTTTTGGATCGTGGAAGCTGGTCAAACACAATCCTAGAAAGAATAAAATCAGAATGGAGGAATCTGCGAgagcaaaaaagaaaaatttttatgGTTCCAAATTCCAAGTCTTATCAGAGAAAACTCTTGATGACAATAATGAGAGCGTGTAAGAAAATATTGTGGACAGAAATGAGTACAATCAGAATCCAATCAAGGCAAAAATGTAAGATCAAGGAAAATATGGCAGCAATGCTTACAAGCATAACCATAAACTGTAAGCCCAAATGAGTCATCCAAAAAGTAAGGCATCCACCTCAAATTTGAAGGAGAAAGTCCTGGACGTAGGAAAGAAAAAAAGTCCCAACCAAAATTAACATCAGAATAAATCAAGCATCACTCAAAATCATGAGAAGCCAAATAATCAAAACCAAGTAAATATCATGGAGCATACACATAATAAAGAGAAACAGAAAAACAGCCACTAGGATTACTGGAGAAGCTTTAGTTTACTCCAAAAGAAATTAACCAAAGAACACAACAATGGAAGACGCATCTCTTTCTTTGGTATCATGGCCCATGCCACCATGTAATCATATCAAGGTTCATGGAGGACAAGGTACAGAACACAGAGGCAGCAGTGCAGCTAATAACCCAATCAATCTAGGAGACAAACAACAGAGCTCTGGGTCGAAAGATATGGTCATCAAAGATCAGTATGAGGATAGGAAAGAATCTCCCTCAAGCCCAAAGCCTATAGAGGCATGATTACCTGCGCCATCAAGAGAACTCTtaactctttttctttgtttgttttaatgaattttattatttggaattgtagaggaaCTCTCTCTAGAGGGTTCCCATTATTATTAAAGATATGGCTTATAGATACAATATTAATTTCTATATGCTTTTGAAATCTCATGTATCAGAAAACAAAGCtgaaaatattattaaaagaCTAGGCTTTGACTCTTGGTGCATCAGTGAAGCTATCGGTCGGTTTGCTGGTAGCATTTGGTGTCTTTGGAATAAAGATTTTTGGAATATTGAACCTATCTCTATTCAAGATCAGCTTATACACATGAGAATTATAAATTCAGATAATAAGAAGGAGGTAGTTTACAACTGTATATGAAAGTCCGCACTTAGCTAATAGAAGGAGGCTTTGGAACCACTTGGAGGAGTTGGCTAATAGCATCCAAGAGCCGTGGTGTATTAGGTATTATACTtacatttggtatcagagctggtTAATCCAGCGCCTGGTATATGAGAGTTTGTGAGGTGTGAGAGGGTTCTCACATAGTTGTTTGTTCATAGAGTTAGTATGGCAAACACTTTCAATGTTGTGTGGTCCAGTTCCAAATTAAATGGAAAATTTGACTATAGTTACTGGAAGACTTTGATGTCTACCCATTTGAAGGATCAGAACTTGTAAAATTTTATTGAACCAGGTTTGCAATAAGGAGCTGATACTGCCCAATAGAGGAGATATCAAAGCATATTGATATACGGTTTCACAAAATTGGAGGATTGGTGAATAAGAAAGAAGTTGTGATCGAATTCTGTCAATTGAAGAACAAGTTGCAAAAATATTTACGAAACCATTAAAGACCGAGTTATTTTACAAGTTGAAGAAAATGCTTGGAATAATAAATTCTACAAGCTTGATTTAAGGGAGGCAGTgttgaataaaataaattaacttgTATCCACCTCCATATTAGAGTCATTATAAATGATCATGAGATAAGAAAATTGCCAAATTGAATAAAagtacaagaaactaaaagactCCACATATTCTCAAGTTGTTAGAAGATTTAAAAATTTACAGCTCATATAATGTTTTCTACAAAATTCTAGAAGATTCAAGAATGTTACAAATTGCTTATACAACATGTTAGAAGTGTTTAGAATGTAAAATCAAATATGAGTTGCAAAGTTTGACTACATGctaaaaataattaacaataatGGTTTGAACTTTCTACAAGTTTCATCACCTCCATTACAACTCTTGCTTAGTtgttcatagccaataataacaTTTCTTAGCAATTAAGTATGTCATCATATTTTGCCTATATAAAGGCTTGAAACTCATATATTTTAATAATCTCTCCATATGAATGAAAATGTATTGAGTTGTTAGAAATTCTCTTCTCTTTTGTGAGTGTGCTGGTGAGTTTGAGAGATGAAAAAATATGATAGCGTTATTTATGTGAGTGAGTGATCCTATGACAATTAAGTGTGGGTATTATACTTACATTTATTCGGTATCAGAGCTGGTTAATCCAGCGCTTGGTGTCTGAGAGTTTGTGAGGTGTGAAAGGGTTCTCACATAGTTGTTTGTTCATAGAGTCAGTATGACAAACACTTTCAATATTGTGTGGTCCAATTTTAAATTAGATGAAAAACTCGACTACAGTTATTGGGAGACTTTGATGTCTACCCATTGAAAGGCTCAGAACCTGTGAAACTTTATTGAATCAGGTATGCAAGAAGAAGCTGATACTGCCAATAGAAAGGAGATCAAAGTATATTGATATACGATTTCACAAAATTAGAGAATTAGTGAATGAGAAAAAAGTTGTGATTGAATTTGGCTAAACTGAAAATCAAGTTGCAAATATATTTACAAAGCAATTAAAGACCAAGTTATTTTATAAGTTGAAGAAGATGTTTGGAATGATAAATTCTACAAGCCTGATTTAAGGGAGGCAGTGTTggataaaataaatcaatttgtATCCACCTCCATATTAGAATCATCATATATGATCATGAGATAAGCAAGTTGTCAAATTATATAAAAGTACAAGAGACTAGAAGACTCCACATATTACCACGTTGTTAGAAGATTTGAGCATTTACAATTCATATGATgttttctacaaaatcctagaaGATTCGAGAATATTACAAATTGCTTACAACATGCTGAAAGTATTTAGAATGCAAAATCAAATATGAGTTGTAAAGTTTGACTACATGCTAAAAGTAGTTAACAATAGTAGCTTTAACTTTCTGCAAATTTCATCACTTCTATTACAACCTTTCTTACTTGCTCATAGCTAATAATAACCTTTTTAGCAATTAAGTATGTTATCATATTTTGCCTATATAAAGgcttgaaactcatgtactttaATAATCTCTCCATATGAATGAAAATATATTGAGCTATTAGAAATTCTCTTCTCTTTTGTGAGTGTGTTGGTGAGTATGAGAGATCCATTTATGTGAGTGAGTGATCTTAGAACCAATTAAATGTGGGTATTATACTTATATTTGGTATCAAAGCTGGTTAATCCAGTGCCTGGTGTCTGAGAGTTTGTGAGGTGTGAAAGGGTTCGCTCATAGTAGTTTGTTCATAGAGTCAGTATGGCAAACACTTTCAATATTGTGTGGTACGATTCCAAATTAGATGAAAAACTCGACTATAGTTACTGGGAGACTTTGATGTCTACTTATTTGAAGGCTTAGAATCTGTAAAATTTTATTGAACCAGGTTTGCAACAAGGAGTTGACAGTGCCCAACAGAAGGGAGATCAAAGCATATTGATATACGGTTtcacaaaattaaagaattagtgAATGAGAAAGAAGTTGTGATTGAATTATGTCATACTAAATAACAATTTGCGGATATATTTACAAAACCATTGAAGACCGAGTTATTTTACAAGTTGAAGAAGAtgcttaaaataataaattctacaagCTTGATTTAAGGGAGGCAGTGTTGGATAAAATAAATTAACTTGTATCCACTTCCATATTAGAATCATCATGTATGATCATGAGATAAGCAAGTTGTCAAATTAGATAAAAGTACAAGACACTAGAAGACTCCACATATTGCCAAGTtgttaaaagatttaaaaatttacaACTCATATGATATTTTCTACAAAACCTTATAAGATTCAAGAATGTTACAAATTATTTACAATATGCTAGAAGTGTTTAGAATGTAATGTCAAATATATATAAGTTGCAAAGTTCGAATACATGCTAAAAGTAGTCAACAATAATGGCTTGAACTTTCTATAAGTTTCATCACCTCCATTACAACTCATGCTTATTtgttcatagccaataataatcTTTCTTAACAATTAAGTATGTTATCATATTTTGCTTATATAAAGACTTAAAACTCATGTACTTTAATAATCTCTTCATATGAAGGAAAATGTATTGAGTTGTTAGAAATTCTCTTCTCTTTTGTGAGTGTGTTGATGAGTttgatagataaaaaaaatatgatggCATTATTTATGTGAGTGAGTGATCCTAGGACCAATTAAGTGTGGGTATTATATTTACATTTGGTATTAGAGTTGGTTAATCAAGTGCCTGGTGTCTGAGAGTTAGTGAGATGTGAGAGGGTTCTCTCATAGTTATTTGTTCATAGAGTCAGTATGGCAAATACTTTTAATATTGTATGGTACGATTCCAAATTAGATGAAAAACTCAACTACAGTTACTGGGAGACTTTGATGTCTACTCATTTAAAAGTTCTGTAAAATTTTATTCAACCAGATTTGTAAGAAAGAGTTGACAATGCCCAACAGAGGGGAGATAAAAGCATATTGATATACGGTTTCAAAAAATTAGATATTTGGTGAATGAGGAAGAAGTTGTGATCGAATTCTGTCATACTGAATAACAAGTTACAGATATATTTACAAAGCTATTGAAGACCAAATTATTTTACAAGTTGAAAAAGATGTTTGGAATAATAAATTCTACAAGCTTGATTTAAGGAAGGCAGTGttggataaaataaataaacttatATCCACCTCCATATTAGAATCATCGTGTATGATTATGAGATAACCAAGTTGTCAAATTAGATAAAAGTACAAGAGACTAGAAGAAGACTCTACATATTGCCAAGTTGTTAGAAGATTTGAGAATTTACAACTCATataatatttttacaaaattctagAAGATTCAAAAATGTTACAAATTGCTTACAATATTCTAGAAGTGTTTAGATTATAAAGTCACATATGAGTTACAAAGTTTGACTACATGCTAAAAGTAGTTAACAATAGTGGCTTGAACTTTCTACAAGTTTCATCACCTACATTACAGCTCatgtttagttgttcatagccaataataacctTTCTTAAGAATTATGTATGTTATCATATTTTGCCTATATAAAAGTTTAAAACTCATATACTTTAATAATCTCTCCATATGAATAAAATGTATTGAGTTGTTagaaatttttttctcttttgtgcgTGTGTTGGTGAGtttgagaaataaaaaaatatggtaGTGTTATTTATGTGAGTGAGTGATCCAAGGACCAATTAAGTGTCGGTATTATACTTACCTTTGGTATTAGAGCTGGTTAATCCGGTGCCTAGTGCCTGAGAGTTCGTGAGATGTGAGAGGGTTC is from Arachis ipaensis cultivar K30076 chromosome B01, Araip1.1, whole genome shotgun sequence and encodes:
- the LOC107644187 gene encoding uncharacterized protein LOC107644187 (The sequence of the model RefSeq protein was modified relative to this genomic sequence to represent the inferred CDS: added 224 bases not found in genome assembly) — its product is MERTRFNMRGRNSGSTPSEESSLDLERNCCSHSNLPSLSPPTLQPFASAGQHCDGNAAYFSWPSRLNDAAEERANYFLNLQKGVLPETLGRLPKGQQATTLLELMTIRAFHSKILRCYSLGTAIGFRIRRGVLTDIPAILVFVSRKVHKQWLSPIQCLPTALEGPGGVWCDVDVVEFSYFGAPEPVPKEQLYTEIVDDLRGGDPCIGSGSQVASQETYGTLGAIVRSQTGSRQVGFLTNRHVAVDLDYPNQKMFHPLPPTLGPGVYLGAVERATSFITDELWYGIFAGINPETFVRADGAFIPFADDFDMSTVTTVVRGVGDIGDVKIIDLQAPISSLIGKQVVKVGRSSGLTTGIVLAYALEYNDEKGICFLTDFLVVGENQQTFDLEGDSGSLIMLKGDNSEKPRPIGIIWGGTANRGRLKLKIGQPPENWTSGVDLGRLLNLLELDLITTDEGLRVAVQEQRAASATAIGSTVGDSSTPDAMLLKDKSEDKYESLGLQIQSIPLGVETSNQDMKPSNMETEFQLEDGIKVAPSIEHQFIPSFMSRSPLHKNSMQERAATENLSSLRSGCDEDLCVSLHLGDNEAKRRRSEASTSTEEAQ